Genomic DNA from Methanobacterium bryantii:
AAAATGCAGATGAAGCAGCAAATAACTTGTCTGGAGATCTTGAAAAGGTAGATGGAGCAGGTGTTGAAGAAGTATCTGATAGCGCAAGTAATGCGTCTGATGAAATGGATAACGCAAGTACTGCGGGGGAAGGATTAAGTGCTGTTGCAACAGGACTCGCAAGTGCAGGTATAGTATCTACAATGCTTTCATGGGCAGATACAAGTGGTAATGTAAGTAGCCAATGGTCAAGAATGGCCCTTGCAATGAAAAGCACAGGATTAACCGCTGCACAAGTACAACAAACATACAGCCCACTTGTAACTCAAATAGCAAAAGACACGGGGCGTTCTGGAGGGCAAATAAGAGAATTCTTCATACAAATGGCCAACAGTGGAGTTACCAATTCGGAAGTACTTAAAAGCTCATTCGAAGGAATAGCTGGAGCAGCATTTGTAACTGGTAGAGATGTGAACAATGTTGGCGAAATGTTCTCCAGATTTGTAAAATCTGGTAATATAGATGCTAGACGTTTAGCCAGTCAATTCGCGATGTCATTGCCAGAAGTAGGAAATGCAATGCGACAATTAGGCTTTGATGTAAGTGATAATGAAGAAGATATAAAAGAAGCTTTTAAAAATATGGATGAAACAACCCGTGCAAGAGTATTAGGTACTGCCTCTTCTATTAAGAGTGGATCTACAGCTAATGATGAATATAAAAAGTCATGGGACGGTATGAAACAGCAGATGGACAAAGCCCAAGCAGGATTATTTAAATTTGTAGGAGATTTAATATTACCTACATTGATCCCTGCATTAAAATTAGCAACTGACGGGCTTAACTCAGTTACTACTGCATTTAAAAGTGCTCCTGCTCCAGTACAACAAATATTTGGAGTTTTGGGATTATTAGGTGGAAGTTTCATAGCCTTGGTTTTAGCTATTAGTTCTATTCGTAGTGCATGGAACTTTTTACAGATAGGCAAAACTGTGGGGGACTTAAAAAGTTTGGGAAACGCAGCATTACACCCATCACAAACATTGCAAACTTTAAAAACGCGTATAAATGGAGTAGGCCCCGCTACAAGAGTGGAATCGGTTAAAAGATCATTCCAAGGTTTAAGCCAATCTATATCAAATGCAGGGAGTACGACTAAGAAATCTTTAACCAGTGCAGGATCGACAATAACTAGTTTTGCCTCAAATGCAGGTAGTAAAATAAAAGATGTTGGAACTGCCTTTATCAATTCAGGTAAAAGTGCTTTGACAGCAGGTGCAAACTATGTAAAAAGTGGAGTTATGGCTGCTGCAAGTGCTATAAAAACGGGAATATTGACATTGGCAACATGGGCGCAGACAGCAGCACAGGCGGCTTTAAATTTTGTTATGAGTTTAAATCCGATCACAATCGTTGTAATTGCAATTATCGCCTTGATAGCTGTATTAATTTATCTATGGACTACAAATGAAGGATTTAGAAATGCCCTTATCGGAGCATGGACAGCCATAGCTGGCTTTTTCGGCAATATCGGAGGGGTAATTTGGGGATATTTAGTAGGATTAGTAACTAAATTCCTTGCTTTCAGAGCTAGTATAATCAACACTATTATTTCCACATTCAGCAATGTAGTAAATACGGCTAGGAGTTATGTAAGTAGATTACCTGGAATTGTTTGGAATGAAATGATAAACATTGGAAATAAAATTGCAGGTGCCGCAGGTTACATATTTTCACAAGTCCAAGCCGTGTTTGGTAATATTGTTAAATGGGCTATGCAAGCATTAGGTATAGCCAGCCCGGGACATATCGCTCGTGCTATTGGTGGTGAAATGGGTTATGTTGTTGATGGAATAGTAAGCGCTCAAAGTAATGCTAATGCTGCTGCAAAAGGGTTAGGTGCATCTATCCTTTCAGGTTTTGGAAGCCCTAGTTTATCAGTAGCGACCCCTACAGGATATGGGTCTGCTAGTCTTGGTTTTGACGCTACAGAAATAAACAATAGTCTTACAGCTACTTCAAATGGGAATAACCAACGTCCTATTGTACAATACATAAATCAGGAAGGGATTATGAGCGAAGCAGAAGCAGCGGATCGTATTGTTAAAGCAGTTAAAGAACAATTATGGAAAGAGAATTTAATTGCAGGTAAAAGTGGATAAACATGACTATAGATACAGATTTGATTCAAAGGAGAGATGGACGAAAATATACTATTCTACTTCTAAATGGAATGGATATTAACGCTATTGATGAAAGTATTAAAGAAGTTAAGGATATGCAGCACTCTACAAATGTTCATATAGGAGTAACAGCTAGTGATACCACATTCATATCTGAAGCAGGGCGTAAATTAACCTTTAAATCAATAGTACATGCACTTGAAACAAGCAGTCATGGAAAAGAACACCGAATACAAGACTATCAAGCTATGGCAGATATAGTTAAAAAGACTCCCAAATTTTTAGTTAGTAATTCCTATGCAAAATACAATGGAAAATACATCATAACCAAGTTTGACAAAGAAGAAGATAGTGGAGGTAACTTTGAAATTGACTGGGAGTTACAAGAAGTTATCCCCGCTCCTGTTACTGCTAAAACTTTTAGGGTTTGGGGCAAAGCTCCATCTAACCAGCCAAGTACTACTACTCCATCTAAAGCCACATGCTCCGCTAACACTCAATACTTACTAACTAAATGCCCTACAATGAGCCGTAAGCAATATGAATCTAAAAAAGGTGTAGCATGTGTCAAACGATTACAAATATTCCTCCAAGCTGGAGGATACTATCTAAAGTATAAGCTTGATGGTTGGTTCAGTAAATACACAGAACAAGAGCTTAAAAAAGCACAACAAAAACGTAAATTACCACAAACCGGAGTATGGGATACAAAAACAATAGCATTCTACAAAAAATTATACGACATAAAATAAGAAAAGGGCGTGTTTTATTATGACTTCTGTTATTTACCATTCACATTCCACAACAAAAGGCACAGCTAACTTTAAAACCATCCCTTTTAATAATGCGAGCATTGAATTCAACAGCGCAAAAGCCAGCACAGCCAATTTTAACTCAATCCAAAAACTGAATGAAGGTGACAGAATTCGTATTATTGGAAATAATCACCGTCCATTTGGAGGGCAGATAATTAAACCCGGATCTAAACTTAAAGATGGGGCTTATTCTTATGAATGCGTTGATTATACTCGTCTTTTCTTCGGGAAATCATATACAACATGGTCCGGAGGAACAAGTGATGGAATTATTAAAGCAATACTTAACAGTTTAAATTATTCAACAGCCGGAATTGAAAAAACAAAAGCTGTACATGGACAATTAATTTGGAAAAATGTAGTTAGATGGGATATAATACAACAACTACGTTGGTTAGATTACAAAGCAGGGCAATTAATAGAATGCTATGTAAATGCAGATGGAATACTGATTTATAGGCCGTTACCTCAAACACAGGAAGGTTATATTTTCAAATCCGCATATGATTACAGTCAAGAATATGACGCAAGTAATATAATCACCGGCGCTACTGTTCTTACAAAAGAAGGGGATACAATTTCAAATGTTCAAAATGACAACCTCGTAGCAGTGTGGGGACAGATTTTTGATAGGGAAGAAGGTTGTTAAAACCATGTCCGTAATATACAAGGGATTTAAAGTTTTAGCAGGGGTTAAATGGGTTGTAACACAATCATCCATAACTATTACTTGTTATCCTAAAAAGTCAAGCGTTCCATATAAATTAACTACTAAATCATGGAAAAACTATTGCCCCACATGCAAAAGAAGCGGTACATTAACTGGATTCGGACAAGGAACACTCTCAAATGGACGAGGCAAATTTGGAGTCGAAGGAGGTATCGCCTGTTTAAAATGTGATGCTGATTTCTGCGGAGTAACAGGACGAGATACATATCCCGGATCCACACGTAAATTAACACCTGCGGGAACTATCAACAGTGCAACTTCTTCAGCTTCAAGTGTTGTTGCTGCTAAATGCGAATTAACGAAAGCAGAAGCAATAAGCAAAGCAAATAACTATTATAAAGCAAACAGTAAGTCAAAATATAAAGGTACATTAACACTCCAAATGCTCCCTAAATTGAAAGCAGAACAATACTGTCTTTTACAATTGGAAAAATTCAAAGATAATAGACAGTCTAGGTATTGGATTGACAGCGTTAAAGTTGATATTAGCAATCAAACTATGACCGCCGAGTTATTAGAATCTATGCCTATGCCCGATCAAGAGTATAAAAGCGACTCAAAAACAACAAGTACAAGTAGTAATATTGCAATTAAAGCCGGGACAGCGATTGAAAGAACATTAATGTTAAAAGGAAAAGAATTAGGCAGTATTGATGCTATTTATAAATGGCTCAAAGTGCATGGCAGTGGAGGATTCATTTATTCATTTTATTACGATCATTGGAAAGGGAAAGGCAGTTGTTACAATAAAGATACATCTGCAATGCAAACATGCTGGAATCAGAAGAAAGCTAATTGTACTGATTTCGCATGGATATTTTACACAATGTGTTTAGGTATAGGGGTTAAAGTTCGCATTATGCATGGAAAAGCACGATTTGGATTAAGCACATACGGTCATTTATGGAATACTTATAATGGTAAAATTTATGATTGTTCAAGTGACGGTGCAAGTAATTATAATGCTGATAGAACGGTGATATAAATGAATGAAGACATTTTTGGGATAGATTACAGTTCAAACGGAGAACTAACTTCAACAGGTGACTTAATGCTAGTATCAGGTTTAGATAATGCCAAACAAGCCATACACAATAGGTTACTTACAGATATTATTATTTATGATTATCTTGAAGACTATGGCTGTAACCTTGATGAATTGGCGGGGGAACCTACTAACCATAACAGTTTACAATTGCTTGATTTAATTATCAAAGATTCATTAAACCTTGAACCAAGAGTACGGGAAGTTTTAGAACTTGAATGTTCCTTTGAGGGCAAGGCTATTATTGCTGAAATGAGTTTGTTACTTGTTGATAAGAGCGTAATTGATTTAACAGTCACAAATGAGGGAGGACTAATAAATGTATGAAGATTTATATTTCACAAAACCAACAGGGGAAATAGTTAATTTATCCGACATAGTAAATGACCTTCTTGAAATACAACAACAAGCACAACTCGAAGGATTAAACAAAGTAACAGACTACACCCCTGGTTCACAGGCTTATCACGCACTATACCAACAGGCATTAATTATTTTCCAACAACTTGAAAGAATTAATGAATCAGAAATTAACACCCTCCCATTTAGCATGACAGGGGATTATCTCGACTATTGGGGAAATTCAATAGGGGTACCGCGTAATGGTGAAGTTTCAAGTAGTGGAGTTATTGTGATTGCACTTACCAGTCCCGCAACAGAAGATATTACTTTTACTGAAGGTTCGATCGCATCAACTCAAGACTCAGTAACTTTCGTATTAGACGAAGATGCAACTATTGTAAAAGACAGTTCAACCGTACAGGTAAAAGTTGTATGTACTATTTCAGGGACTGTAGGTAATGTCCTTGCTGGAGCTATCGACACAATGATAACAGATTATCCTTACGATTTAACTATTACAAATCCAAACGCATTTACCAATGGTGAAGATGAAGAAGACAATGAGTCATATCATGAAAGATTATTAGGCGCACCTGACAACTTCCCCCCCGGTAGCAAAGGATGGTATGAAGCAACAGCAAACAGTGTAGATAATATCCATGACAGTTACTTCATTAACCGTCCAGCAGATCAAACTGCTACCGTTGGACTTGTTTTTAACTGTAAAGATAAATCAATAGTTTCAACTACATTAGCAGCATTAACAAGCTTATTTAATACAGATAAATATAATGTAGGGGGAATCGACCTTATATTAACCCCTGCTACAGAAGTATCAGTATTCACATCAAATACTATTCAAGTACAGATTGGCAGTAATTATACTTGGAGTGCTATTAAAAACAAGATAATTACTGTTGTTGAATCATATTTTACAAGCCGTAATTTAGGGCAAAGTTGGAGTACTGACGACATTAAATTTTTAATAGCCAGTATCGAAGGGGTAACTAATGTAGTTATAAGTCCATCTGCTACCGCTGATTGTTCTGTGTACGAAGTATTTACAACAGACACATCCACATTGGATACTCGAATTACAGAGGTGACCTAATTGCCATATGACGATTCTAGCTTGAGAGGTGATGAGGTATGCCTTAATATGGATGAACAAAACAATTTCATGAATCCCCATTCACCTACTGGCTTTTTTTTCTATAATTTATATAAAGGTTTTGATTTAGTCGATGACCATATAGGGGAAAGCATCAATAATCGTGTTCTTTTAAGCGCAACAGGCTTATATCTTGATATTAATTGGGGTAAAAAATATAAAATTAAAAGGAATGGTTTAACTGATGATATTTATCGTAAAGTCTTAATCGCAGTTAGCTATGAATCAATAACTATATATGGAATCAAAAACACGTTATCTACTATTTTTGGATGTAACTATGGCGATATAATTATATCAGATGATGTAAGCAATGTTATAACTGCAACAGACAATATTACTGTTGAAGAGTATGATACAGTAGCAGATTATTCAACCGATCCCGAAACCATTGAAAAAACAGTAACTGATAGGCTACAAAAAAGCGTCGGTAGTTTAACCGTGAAATATCCTCATGGATTAAATACTCAGGTTGATGAAGATACAACGCTTGTAGATTTGATTAAACCATATATCGGTCTTGTTAATATTACTTATAAAGAGTATGTTATTTAGGGGATATGTATATGGTTGATATAGATACTGAACGATTAGAATTAGCTATTAAGGGTTGTATGGATGAAGTTTTCTGGGATAAAATTAATTTTTCAAAGCTAGTTAATAATTGTCAAATAGTAAACGATGAAACGGCAATACAAATAACTGGCTCAAATTTTGTTTTTATTTTCGATATAGACACTTACGAATTAATAGATGGGAAAGGTGACGATATACGTGTCACAGTTTAATTATAGGAGATGTAAAAAATGGTAGAAGATGTTAATGAATATTTCACAGCAGACGACCCCAATTATGCAGAAAGACTGAATAATCCAAACATTTTAACAGATATAATCACAATCAAACCAAAAATAACCCTTCCAGAAGCATTTAAAACAGGGGAATACCCAACTACTGAAAATAAAACCAAAGCACTATTTAGTATTGTACAGGTTATGAATAACACATGTACCAACACAGGTGATGGTTTTACAGCATCAGCTAATGATCAGAGCTTTACTTTACGTGTGTATCCTAATTTCAGCAGTTTTAAGTGGTGGAATAGTATAACTTTTGCTAAAACTGGAACTGTAACCTGTTCAATGAAAGATAGTGAAACAGGAACAGAATTAATAGCAAGTATTACAAGTGGAGCTAACTTAAATACGTATAATATTGAACATAAGCCAGTTGATATTATATTCACACTTCAAAATGGAGCTAGAGTAACTGATATAACTTTTGAATATCAGAACCAAGCTAAAATAAGCGGATCTGAATTTAGCATACCCAAAGACAATATAACTGGTTTAGTTTCTGAATTAGCTGCTAAAGCTAATCAATCAGATATAACTGCAATAAACAATGCTTTAGCAGGTAAAGCATCTTTATCGGATATAACTTCAATAAACAACGCACTTGCAACTAAATTAAATAGTAGTGTATATACTGCTTCGGATATAAAATCAAAACTTTTAACTGTCGATGGTGCGGGATCTGGAGTTGATACTGATTTTTTCAGAGGGATCGATCTAAATAAATTCATGTATGTAAATCCAACCGTTATTCCTTCTAGTGCCGATTTAAATACTTATATGAGTACAGGTATCTATCTTCAACCTTCAAATGCAAATGCTGCAAATGGTTCAAATTACCCTGTTCCTTACGCTGGAGTTTTAGAAGTATTTACATATAGTACATCAATGGTATGGCAGAGATATACATTATTTGAAGCTTATAAAACCACAGTTTACGTGAGGGGGTATTATAATGGAGGTTCCGGTGGAACCTGGAACTCATGGAATAAACAATGGGATTCAGAAAATGATGGATCTGGCTCTGGAATGGATTCAGATACAGTTGATAATAAACATGCTTCTGATTTTGTACTAGCAACAGAATACACAGCTGCAAATATTGCAAGCAAAGTATTCGATTTACTCTACCCTGTAGGTTCAATAGTAGAATTTGCAACAAATATCAACCCAAACAGCCTATCTGGATGGAAAGGAACATGGACACAGATAAAAGACAAATTCACCCTAGCAGCAGGGGACATATACACAGCAGGGCAAACCGGGGGAAGTGCAACGCACACATTAACAGAGGCACAAATGCCAGTACATAAACATGATGTATCTATCCCTTCATCAGGACAAACTACTACACCGGCAGGAGGTAACAGTGCGACAGGTTCATCTGGAGCGCATACGCATTCAATTAACTACAAATTACAATCTCCAACAAATGGTTCGGCTGTAAGGTGTACTGATGTCGGGGATGCTTCTAATTCAGATGTTATCAACTCTGGAGGCGCACATACACACAGCACACCCGCACATACACATACAGTACCTAACCATTCACACAGTGTAAATGAGTCAAATAAAGGGTCTGGAGTAGCACATAATAATATGCCTCCTTATTTGGTGGTTTCTAAGTGGAAAAGGACAGCATAATTAATTAGGTGATCACATGACAGGTTTATCTGATTTAATATGTACAACTACTCAAGACGTAAATAAAACAATAGGGAATGAATATGCCACTGTAACAAAAGTTAATGCTAATAAAACAGTTAATTTGCATTTAGATTCAGTTAATGAGGATTTAGGTGACTTAACTAACATTAAAGTTGTCACAAATTTAGATTTAACGAAAGACGATAAGGTTATTGTATCTTATTTGGATAATGATGCGAATAATCCAGTTGTAGTGGGTATGATAAACCCCACATCGCCAACTGGTGGCGAAAATGGACGTAGTATTGTAAGCATAGAAAAGGTTGAAACTGACGGATTAGTCGATGTTTACAAAATAACATATGATAAATCACCTATTTATTCTTATTTTAATGTGCCAAATACAGGTAAATTGGATTTGTTAATTGAATTATTGATACAAAAAGAAGTAATTACACAATCTGAATGGGATAATAAGGTTAATAATATCTAATTAATGTCTTTTTTTATTTAATTTTTTTATAGATTAGCGACAGCTCTATTCGAGGCGATTAAATTGAGTCATAAAACTCATAGAATCTTTATTTATTTAATATTACTTTGTGGAACAATTGGAATATTATGTAGACTTTTGTTTTTTTATTCATTTAATTTTTAACTTTTTTTTATTTAAATTTTTAGGGGTGAAATGCATGACTGAAAAAATAAAACGTGATAATTATCAAGATGTAATTGAAAGAACGTTACTATATGTTTTTAAAAATGGAAAACTACCAAGCTACGCATCAATTAATGGAAAAAAGATACTTAAAAAAGACATACAAGACGCACTCACAAGAAGCAATAATTATTTTAAAAAGAATGGCAAATGTGCCGGTAATGTTAATATGGTTTTACAAGACTCAACTCCAGTATCAACAAATCCAATTAAAACAGAATTACTAAAAACAATAGAAAAAGCAGTAAATGGCACATTCAAAACAGCAACACAATTCTACAACCTTGTAAAAGCTAATGAAAAATATGACCATTACAGCAATGACATATATCCGCAAGGAAAGGCATTAACACGTTTAATTAATAATCAAGGGCTTAACTGTGCAGATTTTGCACAAATAGGACATGCCTCTATATTTGAATTAAATAAAGTTTATAGAACTAAATATCAAGTTGATTATGTTCATGTAGCCTGTAAATCCAGTTCAGGACAATATAACATAGGACATATTGTTTTACGTGTTAAAGGTGAAGAGTTTAAAGATTGGACTGTTTTTGATGTTGCCGAAGCTGCGAGTGGAGGTTTGCCTATTGGACGTACAATGTGCAGTTTAGGATACAAAGTTTTAAGTTATAACGATCCTTGGCTTTTAAGCGACGACGGTAAAACATAATCAACATTATTTTTTTTACTGTTTAGCATGTTTTTAGTATACTACTTTACTTGAGTACACTATTTTTTTTACTTTACTTAAATACACAACTTTACCTTTTTTTTAAACTATTGAGGTGATTCTTTTTGACAGATGATCTATTTGAATTAGATATTCCAGACATGGAACCTACTGAAAAAATTGATAAAAAATTTAAAAAACCAATTAAAATCGCTTTAATTGGGGATATACATATAGGAAGCCCAAACTGGCTAAAACAGTTTACATATGATACTTTTGAAATGATAAAAAATAGTAAAAATATGTACTGGATTGGAATGGGGGACTATATGGAATTTGCAACTCCACACTCAGTAGGTTCTGGGTGGGTAGAACAGATATTAACTCCTGATGAACAAAAAATAACTACAAAATATCTGTTTAGAAAAGTTAAAAGTAAATGTTTGGGATTGCATCATGGAAACCATGATGACAGAAGCAAAAAACCAGTTGGAATCACCGAAACATTACATCTGGCAGACGATTTAAAAGTACCTTGGCTTGATGAAGTTTGTACTTTCAATTTACAATTACCAAATAAGGAATATTCTTTAACTACTACCCATGGAGTTTCGGCTTCAACATTACCCCATACGAAGCTTAGAGTAGTTTATGATATGGCTAAGACTTGGAATGATGATATTTTAGCACATGCACACATGCATACGCTCCAAACAAAAGCAGCAGATTATTACCATCGAGGAATTCAAAAAACAAGATTATTGGCTTTAAGCGGTAGCTTCATGAGATATGGAGGCTACGCTAAAAAGAAATTATATCCCCCAGAAACCGCGGGATTTCCAGTTTTACATCTATCTGATTCTAATATGCATTTTACAGAACACCGTTATAATTTTGAAAAATATTCTCAAGATAAAGAGTGATTTTTATGAAATGCAAACGCTGTAAAAGTCCTGTTTATTTGTATTATGAAACTGAACAGGATTATTTCTATCATTGTAATAACTGTTTACGCTTAACAGTAAAGGAGAAATTGATATGGACAATAAAACGTTTTGTGAAGAGGATAATGAAGAAATAAACACAGGATATGGTATGGGTAAATCAGAGGCACGGCACATACTAAAAATCAGTAAATCAAGGTATACCACATCAGAAGTATTGAATAGGCATGATGTCAGTACAGCAAGAAAAGTATTAGGTGAGTAAATGCAATTTCAGTTAGATATTCTTAAAAGAATATTAAATGATGAATTCGACGATTACACAATCACATTCATTAATAAACGATGTAAACTTCCAACAGCTTATATTTATCCTGCTAGAAACGAGATTGTAATTGTAGGAAATAAACCCAGTTTGATTAGATATGCTTTAGCTGATTTAATTTATCATGAGATTGCAGAATCTGAATTTTACGATGAACAGCCAGATTTTAAAGGAGATAGCCATAACCACCCTGATTTTATGTCTAAAGAATTTGAATTGAAAGGTAAAATTATAACTGTTATTGAAGAGGAGCATGATTAAAATGTCAGTTAAATGTCCTGAATGTAAATCTAGTAACGTTGAAGACGTTAGTTACGACAGTCATTATCTTGTAATGTATTTCCGGTGTAACGATTGTAAATATCAATTTCACGAACCAATAGATTTAGATTAATTTGTATTCTTTTTTAGATCATAAATTCTAGATATTCCTTTTTGGATTCTATTTTTTTTAATATATATGTAATACTTTTAAAAACTATTATATTATAATATAACCATAACAAATACGTAACGGCTACATAACCAAACCTTTTATGGGAAAAGATTTAGAAAATGCCATTAAAACACTCTTAAAAATAAATTGAAGCTTTTATTAATAAAGTCCTGAAAATGATTGAAGATGGCTAATTGATAAATTTTGATGTCTATTTATAGAATAGCATCCATAAAAAGTTGTTTTTAAAATTTAAATGCCAAAAAATTCTTTGGGATGCCATCAAAAAGTTTTTTCATATTTATACCATTATCCAAAGGGATTAAATAATTAACTTAAACTATGGCTTTCTTTCCAGTTTCATAATCATTTAAAATTCTAGTTTTATATATTGAATATCCTGCAAAGATGAAATTGACAACAGAAAGCAGGATAAATAGTAAACTATCTGAAAATGAAGCATCACGTATATAAACGGTTCCTGTTACCAACTGGATAAATGCTAAAAAAAGCCATATTACTCCAAAGGCATAACTTGCAATAGAATTCCTTGATGTATATATCAAGATTGAGAAAAATATCAGAAGCCCACCGCAAAATGGCGATGCGAATGCCAGGTTAACAATGCCTCATATGACCAGAGAAATTGCTATTCTTTTTGGCCATGCTTCTTTTTCAGATGTAATGTGTATTTTCTTTAATTCGTTAGGTTTTATATCTTCTTTTTGAAGTTTCACCCCGCATTCTTGGCAGAAATTTGCATTTTTATTTTTAACAATTGCTCCACATTTTTTGCACTTTACCAGTTGAATAGAATAATATTCTTCTTTTGTTAACTCTTTAAACCATGACCCACAGTGTTTACATATTCTATCATATTTTTGAATTTTTTTACCACATTCAGGACATATCGCTGATTTTTCTTTCATCATGCTATTTCCTAACTTCATTTAATTAAAGAGTAGTTATGGAATAATTCCATATTATATTTTTCCAAATACGTAATGGAAATATCTTTAAATCTAAATTAAAGTATATAACTTATCTCAAAAATTC
This window encodes:
- a CDS encoding phage baseplate protein produces the protein MVEDVNEYFTADDPNYAERLNNPNILTDIITIKPKITLPEAFKTGEYPTTENKTKALFSIVQVMNNTCTNTGDGFTASANDQSFTLRVYPNFSSFKWWNSITFAKTGTVTCSMKDSETGTELIASITSGANLNTYNIEHKPVDIIFTLQNGARVTDITFEYQNQAKISGSEFSIPKDNITGLVSELAAKANQSDITAINNALAGKASLSDITSINNALATKLNSSVYTASDIKSKLLTVDGAGSGVDTDFFRGIDLNKFMYVNPTVIPSSADLNTYMSTGIYLQPSNANAANGSNYPVPYAGVLEVFTYSTSMVWQRYTLFEAYKTTVYVRGYYNGGSGGTWNSWNKQWDSENDGSGSGMDSDTVDNKHASDFVLATEYTAANIASKVFDLLYPVGSIVEFATNINPNSLSGWKGTWTQIKDKFTLAAGDIYTAGQTGGSATHTLTEAQMPVHKHDVSIPSSGQTTTPAGGNSATGSSGAHTHSINYKLQSPTNGSAVRCTDVGDASNSDVINSGGAHTHSTPAHTHTVPNHSHSVNESNKGSGVAHNNMPPYLVVSKWKRTA
- a CDS encoding XkdQ/YqbQ family protein, which encodes MTSVIYHSHSTTKGTANFKTIPFNNASIEFNSAKASTANFNSIQKLNEGDRIRIIGNNHRPFGGQIIKPGSKLKDGAYSYECVDYTRLFFGKSYTTWSGGTSDGIIKAILNSLNYSTAGIEKTKAVHGQLIWKNVVRWDIIQQLRWLDYKAGQLIECYVNADGILIYRPLPQTQEGYIFKSAYDYSQEYDASNIITGATVLTKEGDTISNVQNDNLVAVWGQIFDREEGC
- a CDS encoding peptidoglycan-binding domain-containing protein, translating into MTIDTDLIQRRDGRKYTILLLNGMDINAIDESIKEVKDMQHSTNVHIGVTASDTTFISEAGRKLTFKSIVHALETSSHGKEHRIQDYQAMADIVKKTPKFLVSNSYAKYNGKYIITKFDKEEDSGGNFEIDWELQEVIPAPVTAKTFRVWGKAPSNQPSTTTPSKATCSANTQYLLTKCPTMSRKQYESKKGVACVKRLQIFLQAGGYYLKYKLDGWFSKYTEQELKKAQQKRKLPQTGVWDTKTIAFYKKLYDIK
- a CDS encoding baseplate J/gp47 family protein, with translation MYEDLYFTKPTGEIVNLSDIVNDLLEIQQQAQLEGLNKVTDYTPGSQAYHALYQQALIIFQQLERINESEINTLPFSMTGDYLDYWGNSIGVPRNGEVSSSGVIVIALTSPATEDITFTEGSIASTQDSVTFVLDEDATIVKDSSTVQVKVVCTISGTVGNVLAGAIDTMITDYPYDLTITNPNAFTNGEDEEDNESYHERLLGAPDNFPPGSKGWYEATANSVDNIHDSYFINRPADQTATVGLVFNCKDKSIVSTTLAALTSLFNTDKYNVGGIDLILTPATEVSVFTSNTIQVQIGSNYTWSAIKNKIITVVESYFTSRNLGQSWSTDDIKFLIASIEGVTNVVISPSATADCSVYEVFTTDTSTLDTRITEVT
- a CDS encoding phage tail protein codes for the protein MSDNQYVIDVSTNADTASVEELAAKLQEVETNAQSAGEAISSMDNSGLDEASTSADNAAESLENADEAANNLSGDLEKVDGAGVEEVSDSASNASDEMDNASTAGEGLSAVATGLASAGIVSTMLSWADTSGNVSSQWSRMALAMKSTGLTAAQVQQTYSPLVTQIAKDTGRSGGQIREFFIQMANSGVTNSEVLKSSFEGIAGAAFVTGRDVNNVGEMFSRFVKSGNIDARRLASQFAMSLPEVGNAMRQLGFDVSDNEEDIKEAFKNMDETTRARVLGTASSIKSGSTANDEYKKSWDGMKQQMDKAQAGLFKFVGDLILPTLIPALKLATDGLNSVTTAFKSAPAPVQQIFGVLGLLGGSFIALVLAISSIRSAWNFLQIGKTVGDLKSLGNAALHPSQTLQTLKTRINGVGPATRVESVKRSFQGLSQSISNAGSTTKKSLTSAGSTITSFASNAGSKIKDVGTAFINSGKSALTAGANYVKSGVMAAASAIKTGILTLATWAQTAAQAALNFVMSLNPITIVVIAIIALIAVLIYLWTTNEGFRNALIGAWTAIAGFFGNIGGVIWGYLVGLVTKFLAFRASIINTIISTFSNVVNTARSYVSRLPGIVWNEMINIGNKIAGAAGYIFSQVQAVFGNIVKWAMQALGIASPGHIARAIGGEMGYVVDGIVSAQSNANAAAKGLGASILSGFGSPSLSVATPTGYGSASLGFDATEINNSLTATSNGNNQRPIVQYINQEGIMSEAEAADRIVKAVKEQLWKENLIAGKSG
- a CDS encoding GPW/gp25 family protein; translation: MNEDIFGIDYSSNGELTSTGDLMLVSGLDNAKQAIHNRLLTDIIIYDYLEDYGCNLDELAGEPTNHNSLQLLDLIIKDSLNLEPRVREVLELECSFEGKAIIAEMSLLLVDKSVIDLTVTNEGGLINV
- a CDS encoding transglutaminase domain-containing protein, which codes for MIGKKVVKTMSVIYKGFKVLAGVKWVVTQSSITITCYPKKSSVPYKLTTKSWKNYCPTCKRSGTLTGFGQGTLSNGRGKFGVEGGIACLKCDADFCGVTGRDTYPGSTRKLTPAGTINSATSSASSVVAAKCELTKAEAISKANNYYKANSKSKYKGTLTLQMLPKLKAEQYCLLQLEKFKDNRQSRYWIDSVKVDISNQTMTAELLESMPMPDQEYKSDSKTTSTSSNIAIKAGTAIERTLMLKGKELGSIDAIYKWLKVHGSGGFIYSFYYDHWKGKGSCYNKDTSAMQTCWNQKKANCTDFAWIFYTMCLGIGVKVRIMHGKARFGLSTYGHLWNTYNGKIYDCSSDGASNYNADRTVI